In a single window of the Terriglobus roseus genome:
- a CDS encoding sulfite exporter TauE/SafE family protein encodes MHYLIGFIIAMFIALTGVGAGTITTPLLILFLGVPTSIAVTTGLVFAASVKLLLVPTQILRKQVAWKVLGWMLLGGLPGVLLGSFFLAHLVSKGSQHFMNALLGAVLVGTAIYQIFYSFRPIKNPREITRDAPWAMPLLMFPVGAEVGFSSAGAGALGTAALLSLTTLPPAQVVGTDILFGFLVAVIGSGVHMFNGAHDTQLLKELIIGGIGGVIVGTVSAKFIPKRPLRFALWVWLLIIGVQFLYTNMISVAK; translated from the coding sequence ATGCATTACCTTATTGGCTTCATCATCGCGATGTTCATCGCGCTCACCGGCGTAGGCGCCGGCACGATTACGACACCGCTTTTGATCCTCTTTCTTGGTGTGCCCACCAGCATCGCCGTCACCACGGGGCTGGTCTTCGCCGCATCCGTGAAGTTACTGCTGGTGCCCACGCAGATCCTCCGCAAACAGGTCGCGTGGAAGGTGCTCGGCTGGATGTTGCTGGGTGGTCTGCCCGGCGTTCTGCTCGGCTCCTTCTTCCTCGCACACCTCGTCAGCAAGGGTTCGCAACACTTCATGAACGCCTTGCTGGGCGCGGTGCTGGTGGGCACGGCGATCTACCAGATCTTCTACTCCTTCCGGCCGATCAAGAACCCGCGTGAGATCACCCGCGACGCACCCTGGGCCATGCCACTGCTCATGTTTCCTGTCGGTGCAGAGGTTGGTTTTTCCTCGGCCGGTGCGGGCGCGCTGGGCACTGCGGCTCTGCTCTCACTCACCACGCTGCCACCTGCGCAGGTCGTGGGAACGGACATCCTCTTTGGTTTCCTGGTCGCGGTCATCGGCAGCGGCGTCCACATGTTCAACGGCGCGCATGACACACAGTTGCTGAAGGAGTTGATTATCGGCGGCATCGGCGGCGTCATTGTCGGAACCGTCTCGGCAAAGTTCATCCCGAAGCGCCCGTTGCGCTTCGCGCTGTGGGTCTGGCTGCTTATCATCGGCGTGCAGTTTCTGTACACCAACATGATCAGTGTCGCGAAGTAG
- a CDS encoding phosphoadenylyl-sulfate reductase, which translates to MAELPINTAEVVSREHEKQVLRAERETERAGGAPLPSVPINDTANLRPELLEQLAHVRQTLREELSAVGPDEACLTCSFQAEDVLLLHLAMELRPDIPVLFLDTGYHFKETYEYRDRIATDWHLNLTNLLPRQTVPQQESEFGLLYQTEPNRCCGFRKVEPLFDAVAQYKVWLTGLRREQARSRTALKEIDDFAVKPGIIVRKLSPFADWTTRDVWQLCAHFNIPLLPLYDLGYTSIGCEPCTTLPTDPNDPRSGRWAGKKVECGIHIQATEDGNPDASH; encoded by the coding sequence ATGGCAGAGCTTCCCATCAACACCGCTGAAGTCGTTTCGCGCGAACACGAAAAGCAGGTTTTGCGCGCAGAGCGTGAGACCGAGCGAGCCGGCGGCGCGCCGCTCCCCAGCGTGCCCATCAACGACACCGCAAACCTGCGCCCCGAACTGCTCGAGCAGTTAGCCCATGTGCGTCAAACACTGCGGGAAGAATTAAGCGCGGTGGGCCCCGATGAGGCCTGCCTCACCTGCAGTTTCCAGGCCGAAGACGTTCTGCTGTTGCACCTCGCGATGGAGCTGCGGCCAGACATCCCTGTACTCTTCCTCGACACCGGCTACCACTTCAAAGAGACCTACGAATACCGCGATCGCATCGCCACCGATTGGCACCTGAACCTCACCAACCTGCTGCCGCGACAGACCGTCCCTCAGCAGGAATCCGAGTTCGGCCTCCTCTACCAGACCGAGCCCAATCGCTGCTGCGGCTTCCGCAAAGTCGAGCCGCTCTTCGACGCCGTCGCGCAGTACAAGGTCTGGCTCACCGGCCTCCGCCGCGAACAGGCACGCTCGCGCACCGCCCTCAAAGAGATCGACGACTTCGCCGTGAAGCCCGGCATCATCGTGCGTAAACTCAGCCCCTTCGCGGACTGGACCACGCGCGATGTCTGGCAGCTCTGCGCCCACTTCAACATCCCGCTGCTGCCGCTCTACGACCTCGGCTACACCAGCATCGGCTGCGAGCCATGTACCACGCTGCCCACCGACCCGAACGATCCTCGTTCCGGCAGATGGGCAGGCAAGAAAGTGGAGTGCGGCATCCATATCCAGGCCACAGAAGATGGCAATCCGGATGCCTCGCACTAA